The Penaeus vannamei isolate JL-2024 unplaced genomic scaffold, ASM4276789v1 unanchor3238, whole genome shotgun sequence DNA segment AATAATTCTGGTTGTTCCAATTAAACAAGGCTTTTGTAACATTTCTGCTGTTATTCCCAAATCTAGCTTATGAATCCATTTTTCAAAGTCTTTCGTCACAGATCCTAATGCCCCTACAACTACAGGGATTACTtcaacttctttcattctccacatTCTTGCAATCTCACATTTCAAGTCGCAGTAATTgttgcacttttcttcttctttcctttcaatgCGAGTGTCCAATGGGCAAGCTGGGTCAATAAGAAggcattttttgttatttttctcaatAACAGTGATATCCGGTCTATTATGTTCcagtgtcttgtctgtttgtatggggAAATCCCATAAAATCTTGCACTCGTCGGATTCCAATATTTTTTCAGGCTTGTGTGTGTACCACTTATCAGATTTCTCAAATCCCATTTTTTCACATAATTTCCAGTGGATCACTTTTGCAACATTGTCGTGTATAACTTCTTTGTAttccttctgtgctagtttctggcATT contains these protein-coding regions:
- the LOC138861230 gene encoding uncharacterized protein, coding for MVKVKSNKSWDWLRKGYLKKETEITIIEAQNQALCTGNLRKKVYGEDIDSSCRVRGAAEETVAHIVSECQKLAQKEYKEVIHDNVAKVIHWKLCEKMGFEKSDKWYTHKPEKILESDECKILWDFPIQTDKTLEHNRPDITVIEKNNKKCLLIDPACPLDTRIERKEEEKCNNYCDLKCEIARMWRMKEVEVIPVVVGALGSVTKDFEKWIHKLDLGITAEMLQKPCLIGTTRIIRKVLDMK